One window of Oncorhynchus masou masou isolate Uvic2021 chromosome 28, UVic_Omas_1.1, whole genome shotgun sequence genomic DNA carries:
- the LOC135518169 gene encoding protein phosphatase 1 regulatory subunit 26-like isoform X1: MLQPPHPPQHHTRMYLNLPPVAALHTEWRSSCGGLPRGFSGLPLCFNDSDSDLSTTGTPISEKVQMIIESLRSTQSSLNMGDETEGNQVLSGQPVQEAGARGSQGQGFKVRRGPPVVMGPKPKFRGPLPLTHTDNLLALPEVSYNIDSESSDGDDSVDRGIEEAIQEYLKEKDDHKRKAEPEPATNILQPPKIPRREAAPTFPEPTKQHSDSNKILTASNQVLRSVKTETHNTALPMKKCLKSKIPTCKENPFKKLDTISNTAVVKKRSLEQKRGPSNSNPLSDKQKSPVLKAVKLEEHLSDSDSSSSSDDGIEEAIQRYQQEKKKERHEGDPKSSKPLLVLKEESDSSSSDDGIEEAIRHYQLEKQKEKCVPTLSLFLPKQKQLGKAAAPLHCSESTSTQAAAMKKHKLSKKKKPETRDLKSSLPFQTPGSSLSLIKKRLAVSSPKGNGLLLSTKVEPLREREQEQHTTPCPATLNVNTTTTAELMCAEAILDISKAVIKMPGAFNPNLASAGHININSSSTESTATTSLISTNCHDDDNNKSDDESSIDSEDGIEQEIRKFLEKKAQMHKLPSGPGSDVGTTSPGETNTTTEPEKNTKLSPAQKKTLRLSVKQKINLKEEGGSKRGSKEGESYLKMKEEALRKHLTKHDQRSRSSVSTLKKSPLKSVRTSERRGEPKSGDKSSSLDSDEDLDTAIKDLLKTKKKLKKKTRDMKLKSRKGLEDEKPLSRKTELKKLGMDHVPKTTSLLKTGLKITTTTAQSSNNNRNKGTFSTNVSQYPQSNEKKEPLNQTDEMDRSQGNRDVEGLSRETIPVVQIKEESSSVDSDDSIEQEIRKFLAEKAKVSNTTVKTDDREEIINGKGKTAVPLTEKCIKLENLLAEIPRIDVAQFPDLPRQSSCEQRGVPERGIFPNTPPIQPVPGNHTPETARGSCLLSALTPSSYPPVLEPANGAVSGAARSEKRRSSSSDPGSGDTHQSANSEMAREHSYRSFPSTSYPLPRTDSEQWRKSQVIPTTETKEKIHNRNPFQYSSPSFGEKRATTPAYQCVVPASIYSRRRNIEPAPDTPVSTRPAAVRTGSSIRSPLVPFHRPSSSETISTSAAVFSSPFPSLTRRPTETGPSGRYFLQGHESGSRWGQSPTLTPGLSENSVVHVAKDKAMFVELFTNETNHVQVRSREVKVSEGKEERRRDLPAGESERERECRKTEQIGRRGEECVDETDVSESDERTSPEQQGFHTLSLSSSIDPGITLSPYIALNTEERSKRFRWMCKAVAVNQPKKTKFEKPVKRVLQFLPLSRKNKSTGK; encoded by the exons ATGCTTcagcccccccacccaccccagcACCACACTAGAATGTACTTGAACTTGCCTCCAGTCGCGGCTTTGCACACAGAATGGAGGTCATCATGCGGTGGTCTGCCCAGAGGCTTTAGCGGTCTGCCCCTGTGCTTCAATGACTCTGACAGCGACTTGTCCACCACTGGAACACCCATCTCAGAGAAGGTCCAGATGATCATAGAGAGCCTAAGGAGCACCCAGTCCTCACTCAACATGGGCGACGAGACAGAGGGGAACCAAGTGCTATCAGGGCAACCGGTACAGGAGGCTGGAGCTCGGGGCTCCCAGGGCCAAGGCTTCAAGGTCCGGAGGGGGCCTCCTGTGGTTATGGGACCCAAGCCCAAATTCAGAGGCCCTCTTCCTCTCACGCACACTGATAACTTGCTGGCACTGCCAGAAGTTTCCTATAATATTGATTCAGAGAGTTCTGACGGCGATGACTCTGTAGATAGAGGCATCGAGGAGGCCATTCAGGAGTACCTGAAGGAAAAGGATGACCACAAACGTAAGGCTGAGCCAGAACCAGCCACTAATATTTTACAGCCACCGAAGATTCCCCGGAGGGAGGCTGCTCCAACATTTCCAGAACCTACTAAACAACATTCCGACAGCAATAAGATTTTAACTGCCAGCAACCAGGTTCTGAGAAGTGTcaaaacagagacacacaacacaGCACTACCCATGAAAAAATGTTTGAAAAGTAAAATACCCACCTGCAAAGAGAATCCCTTTAAGAAACTGGACACAATAAGCAACACAGCGGTGGTAAAAAAACGATCTTTGGAACAGAAGAGAGGCCCCTCTAATTCCAACCCTCTCTCTGACAAACAGAAGAGTCCTGTACTGAAAGCAGTGAAGTTGGAGGAACACTTGTCTGACAgtgacagcagcagcagtagtgatgACGGCATTGAGGAGGCTATTCAACGTTACCagcaggagaagaagaaagagagacatgaAGGAGACCCTAAGTCCTCCAAACCCCTTCTCGTCCTCAAAGAGGAGTCAGACTCCAGCAGCAGTGATGACGGAATAGAGGAGGCCATCCGCCACTACCAGCTGGAGAAGCAGAAAGAGAAGTGTGTACcgacgctctctctctttctacccaaACAAAAGCAATTGGGTAAAGCAGCGGCTCCCCTGCACTGTTCAGAGAGCACAAGCACTCAGGCAGCAGCCATGAAAAAACACAAACTGTCTAAAAAGAAGAAACCTGAGACTAGGGATTTAAAATCATCTCTACCCTTTCAAACTCCTGGTTCCTCACTCTCTCTTATCAAGAAGAGATTAGCAGTTAGCAGCCCCAAAGGGAATGGCCTCCTCTTGTCAACTAAAGTGGAGCCGCTgcgagagagggagcaagagcaGCACACCACCCCATGCCCAGCCACTCTGAATGtgaacaccaccaccacagctgagCTGATGTGTGCTGAGGCCATTCTGGACATTTCTAAAGCTGTCATTAAAATGCCAGGGGCCTTTAACCCTAATTTAGCATCAGCAGGTCATATCAATATTAACAGTAGCTCCACGGAGTCCACCGCCACCACTTCTCTTATCTCCACAAACTgccatgatgatgataataataaaagTGATGATGAGAGCTCCATTGATAGTGAGGATGGGATCGAACAGGAAATCCGGAAGTTTCTTGAGAAGAAAGCCCAAATGCACAAACTGCCATCTGGGCCCGGCTCAGATGTTGGTACTACAAGTCCAGGTGAAACCAACACAACAACAGAACCAGAGAAAAACACCAAACTGAGTCCAGCCCAGAAGAAAACACTGAGGCTGTCTGTGAAGCAGAAAATAAATCTCAAAGAGGAAGGTGGCAGCAAGAGGGGTTCCAAGGAAGGAGAGAGTTATCTCAAAATGAAAGAAGAGGCACTCCGAAAGCATTTGACCAAGCATGACCAAAGGTCAAGGTCATCTGTTTCCACCCTGAAAAAATCCCCACTGAAATCAGTGAGGAcctcagagaggaggggggaaccTAAGAGTGGAGACAAGAGTAGCTCACTGGACAGTGACGAAGACCTGGACACTGCAATAAAAGACTTGCTCAAGACTAAGAAGAAGTTGAAAAAGAAGACTAGAGATATGAAGTTGAAGTCAAGGAAGGGCCTTGAGGATGAGAAGCCGTTGTCTAGAAAAACAGAGTTAAAGAAGCTGGGTATGGACCATGTGCCGAAGACTACCAGCCTTTTGAAAACTGGCCTTAaaatcactactactactgcccagagTAGTAACAACAACAGAAACAAAGGCACATTTAGTACAAATGTGTCACAGTATCCACAGAGCAATGAGAAGAAAGAGCCCCTCAACCAGACAGATGAGATGGACCGATCTCAAGGGAACAGGGATGTAGAAGGCCTGTCAAGAGAGACTATCCCAGTTGTTCAGATCAAGGAAGAGAGCAGTTCAGTGGACAGCGACGACAGCATCGAACAGGAGATCAGAAAGTTCCTGGCAGAAAAGGCCAAGGTTTCTAATACCACAGTGAAAACAGATGATAGAGAGGAGATCATTAATGGCAAGGGCAAAACAGCAGTCCCTCTCACGGAGAAATGCATAAAATTGGAAAATCTGCTGGCTGAAATTCCCAGGATTGATGTTGCTCAATTCCCTGACCTGCCTCGTCAGAGCAGTTGTGAGCAGAGAGGAGTTCCGGAAAGAGGAATCTTTCCAAACACACCCCCTATCCAGCCAGTGCCAGGAAACCACACCCCAGAAACAGCCAGGGGGTCGTGCCTCCTTTCAGCCCTCACCCCCAGCTCCTATCCTCCAGTGCTGGAGCCTGCCAATGGCGCTGTTTCTGGGGCTGCCAGATCAGAGAAGAGGAGGAGCTCTAGTTCAGATCCAGGAAGCGGTGATACCCACCAGAGTGCCAACTCTGAGATGGCGAGGGAGCACAGCTACAGGTCATTTCCCAGCACCAGCTACCCCTTGCCCAGGACTGACTCGGAGCAGTGGCGTAAGAGCCAAGTGATCCCCACCACTGAGACAAAAGAGAAGATCCATAACAGGAACCCATTCCAGTACAGCTCACCTAGTTTCGGTGAGAAGAGAGCCACCACTCCAGCGTATCAGTGTGTAGTACCAGCCAGTATCTATTCGCGGAGGAGGAATATTGAGCCTGCACCGGATACACCTGTCTCCACCCGTCCTGCTGCTGTACGGACTGGGAGCAGCATCAGATCACCACTGGTTCCATTCCACCGCCCCTCATCCTCGGAGACCATATCTACGTCGGCTGCCGTCTTCAGCTCCCCGTTCCCCAGCCTGACCAGGAGACCTACGGAGACAGGACCATCAGGGAGGTACTTCCTTCAGGGTCATGAGTCAGGCAGCCGCTGGGGTCAATCCCCAACCCTGACCCCGGGGCTGTCGGAGAACAGCGTGGTACACGTGGCCAAGGACAAGGCGATGTTTGTTGAACTGTTCACGAACGAGACCAACCACGTTCAGGTCAGAAGCAGGGAGGTGAAAGTGAGTgagggaaaggaggaaaggaggagagactTGCCagcaggagagagtgagagagaaagggagtgcaGGAAGACAGAGCAGATAGGAAGACGAGGAGAGGAGTGTGTAGATGAGACCGACGTCAGCGAGTCAGATGAGAGGACGAGCCCAGAACAGCAGGGCTTTCACACTTT GTCTCTGTCCAGCTCCATTGACCCTGGTATCACCCTCAGCCCTTACATAGCATTGAACACAGAGGAAAGGAGCAAGAGGTTCAGATGGATGTGTAAAGCTGTTGCTGTAAATCAGCCAAAG AAGACCAAATTTGAGAAACCTGTGAAGAGAGTGCTCCAATTTCTACCTCTATCCAG GAAAAATAAATCAACTGGGAAGTAA
- the LOC135518169 gene encoding protein phosphatase 1 regulatory subunit 26-like isoform X2 — protein MLQPPHPPQHHTRMYLNLPPVAALHTEWRSSCGGLPRGFSGLPLCFNDSDSDLSTTGTPISEKVQMIIESLRSTQSSLNMGDETEGNQVLSGQPVQEAGARGSQGQGFKVRRGPPVVMGPKPKFRGPLPLTHTDNLLALPEVSYNIDSESSDGDDSVDRGIEEAIQEYLKEKDDHKRKAEPEPATNILQPPKIPRREAAPTFPEPTKQHSDSNKILTASNQVLRSVKTETHNTALPMKKCLKSKIPTCKENPFKKLDTISNTAVVKKRSLEQKRGPSNSNPLSDKQKSPVLKAVKLEEHLSDSDSSSSSDDGIEEAIQRYQQEKKKERHEGDPKSSKPLLVLKEESDSSSSDDGIEEAIRHYQLEKQKEKCVPTLSLFLPKQKQLGKAAAPLHCSESTSTQAAAMKKHKLSKKKKPETRDLKSSLPFQTPGSSLSLIKKRLAVSSPKGNGLLLSTKVEPLREREQEQHTTPCPATLNVNTTTTAELMCAEAILDISKAVIKMPGAFNPNLASAGHININSSSTESTATTSLISTNCHDDDNNKSDDESSIDSEDGIEQEIRKFLEKKAQMHKLPSGPGSDVGTTSPGETNTTTEPEKNTKLSPAQKKTLRLSVKQKINLKEEGGSKRGSKEGESYLKMKEEALRKHLTKHDQRSRSSVSTLKKSPLKSVRTSERRGEPKSGDKSSSLDSDEDLDTAIKDLLKTKKKLKKKTRDMKLKSRKGLEDEKPLSRKTELKKLGMDHVPKTTSLLKTGLKITTTTAQSSNNNRNKGTFSTNVSQYPQSNEKKEPLNQTDEMDRSQGNRDVEGLSRETIPVVQIKEESSSVDSDDSIEQEIRKFLAEKAKVSNTTVKTDDREEIINGKGKTAVPLTEKCIKLENLLAEIPRIDVAQFPDLPRQSSCEQRGVPERGIFPNTPPIQPVPGNHTPETARGSCLLSALTPSSYPPVLEPANGAVSGAARSEKRRSSSSDPGSGDTHQSANSEMAREHSYRSFPSTSYPLPRTDSEQWRKSQVIPTTETKEKIHNRNPFQYSSPSFGEKRATTPAYQCVVPASIYSRRRNIEPAPDTPVSTRPAAVRTGSSIRSPLVPFHRPSSSETISTSAAVFSSPFPSLTRRPTETGPSGRYFLQGHESGSRWGQSPTLTPGLSENSVVHVAKDKAMFVELFTNETNHVQVRSREVKVSEGKEERRRDLPAGESERERECRKTEQIGRRGEECVDETDVSESDERTSPEQQGFHTLSLSSSIDPGITLSPYIALNTEERSKRFRWMCKAVAVNQPKTKFEKPVKRVLQFLPLSRKNKSTGK, from the exons ATGCTTcagcccccccacccaccccagcACCACACTAGAATGTACTTGAACTTGCCTCCAGTCGCGGCTTTGCACACAGAATGGAGGTCATCATGCGGTGGTCTGCCCAGAGGCTTTAGCGGTCTGCCCCTGTGCTTCAATGACTCTGACAGCGACTTGTCCACCACTGGAACACCCATCTCAGAGAAGGTCCAGATGATCATAGAGAGCCTAAGGAGCACCCAGTCCTCACTCAACATGGGCGACGAGACAGAGGGGAACCAAGTGCTATCAGGGCAACCGGTACAGGAGGCTGGAGCTCGGGGCTCCCAGGGCCAAGGCTTCAAGGTCCGGAGGGGGCCTCCTGTGGTTATGGGACCCAAGCCCAAATTCAGAGGCCCTCTTCCTCTCACGCACACTGATAACTTGCTGGCACTGCCAGAAGTTTCCTATAATATTGATTCAGAGAGTTCTGACGGCGATGACTCTGTAGATAGAGGCATCGAGGAGGCCATTCAGGAGTACCTGAAGGAAAAGGATGACCACAAACGTAAGGCTGAGCCAGAACCAGCCACTAATATTTTACAGCCACCGAAGATTCCCCGGAGGGAGGCTGCTCCAACATTTCCAGAACCTACTAAACAACATTCCGACAGCAATAAGATTTTAACTGCCAGCAACCAGGTTCTGAGAAGTGTcaaaacagagacacacaacacaGCACTACCCATGAAAAAATGTTTGAAAAGTAAAATACCCACCTGCAAAGAGAATCCCTTTAAGAAACTGGACACAATAAGCAACACAGCGGTGGTAAAAAAACGATCTTTGGAACAGAAGAGAGGCCCCTCTAATTCCAACCCTCTCTCTGACAAACAGAAGAGTCCTGTACTGAAAGCAGTGAAGTTGGAGGAACACTTGTCTGACAgtgacagcagcagcagtagtgatgACGGCATTGAGGAGGCTATTCAACGTTACCagcaggagaagaagaaagagagacatgaAGGAGACCCTAAGTCCTCCAAACCCCTTCTCGTCCTCAAAGAGGAGTCAGACTCCAGCAGCAGTGATGACGGAATAGAGGAGGCCATCCGCCACTACCAGCTGGAGAAGCAGAAAGAGAAGTGTGTACcgacgctctctctctttctacccaaACAAAAGCAATTGGGTAAAGCAGCGGCTCCCCTGCACTGTTCAGAGAGCACAAGCACTCAGGCAGCAGCCATGAAAAAACACAAACTGTCTAAAAAGAAGAAACCTGAGACTAGGGATTTAAAATCATCTCTACCCTTTCAAACTCCTGGTTCCTCACTCTCTCTTATCAAGAAGAGATTAGCAGTTAGCAGCCCCAAAGGGAATGGCCTCCTCTTGTCAACTAAAGTGGAGCCGCTgcgagagagggagcaagagcaGCACACCACCCCATGCCCAGCCACTCTGAATGtgaacaccaccaccacagctgagCTGATGTGTGCTGAGGCCATTCTGGACATTTCTAAAGCTGTCATTAAAATGCCAGGGGCCTTTAACCCTAATTTAGCATCAGCAGGTCATATCAATATTAACAGTAGCTCCACGGAGTCCACCGCCACCACTTCTCTTATCTCCACAAACTgccatgatgatgataataataaaagTGATGATGAGAGCTCCATTGATAGTGAGGATGGGATCGAACAGGAAATCCGGAAGTTTCTTGAGAAGAAAGCCCAAATGCACAAACTGCCATCTGGGCCCGGCTCAGATGTTGGTACTACAAGTCCAGGTGAAACCAACACAACAACAGAACCAGAGAAAAACACCAAACTGAGTCCAGCCCAGAAGAAAACACTGAGGCTGTCTGTGAAGCAGAAAATAAATCTCAAAGAGGAAGGTGGCAGCAAGAGGGGTTCCAAGGAAGGAGAGAGTTATCTCAAAATGAAAGAAGAGGCACTCCGAAAGCATTTGACCAAGCATGACCAAAGGTCAAGGTCATCTGTTTCCACCCTGAAAAAATCCCCACTGAAATCAGTGAGGAcctcagagaggaggggggaaccTAAGAGTGGAGACAAGAGTAGCTCACTGGACAGTGACGAAGACCTGGACACTGCAATAAAAGACTTGCTCAAGACTAAGAAGAAGTTGAAAAAGAAGACTAGAGATATGAAGTTGAAGTCAAGGAAGGGCCTTGAGGATGAGAAGCCGTTGTCTAGAAAAACAGAGTTAAAGAAGCTGGGTATGGACCATGTGCCGAAGACTACCAGCCTTTTGAAAACTGGCCTTAaaatcactactactactgcccagagTAGTAACAACAACAGAAACAAAGGCACATTTAGTACAAATGTGTCACAGTATCCACAGAGCAATGAGAAGAAAGAGCCCCTCAACCAGACAGATGAGATGGACCGATCTCAAGGGAACAGGGATGTAGAAGGCCTGTCAAGAGAGACTATCCCAGTTGTTCAGATCAAGGAAGAGAGCAGTTCAGTGGACAGCGACGACAGCATCGAACAGGAGATCAGAAAGTTCCTGGCAGAAAAGGCCAAGGTTTCTAATACCACAGTGAAAACAGATGATAGAGAGGAGATCATTAATGGCAAGGGCAAAACAGCAGTCCCTCTCACGGAGAAATGCATAAAATTGGAAAATCTGCTGGCTGAAATTCCCAGGATTGATGTTGCTCAATTCCCTGACCTGCCTCGTCAGAGCAGTTGTGAGCAGAGAGGAGTTCCGGAAAGAGGAATCTTTCCAAACACACCCCCTATCCAGCCAGTGCCAGGAAACCACACCCCAGAAACAGCCAGGGGGTCGTGCCTCCTTTCAGCCCTCACCCCCAGCTCCTATCCTCCAGTGCTGGAGCCTGCCAATGGCGCTGTTTCTGGGGCTGCCAGATCAGAGAAGAGGAGGAGCTCTAGTTCAGATCCAGGAAGCGGTGATACCCACCAGAGTGCCAACTCTGAGATGGCGAGGGAGCACAGCTACAGGTCATTTCCCAGCACCAGCTACCCCTTGCCCAGGACTGACTCGGAGCAGTGGCGTAAGAGCCAAGTGATCCCCACCACTGAGACAAAAGAGAAGATCCATAACAGGAACCCATTCCAGTACAGCTCACCTAGTTTCGGTGAGAAGAGAGCCACCACTCCAGCGTATCAGTGTGTAGTACCAGCCAGTATCTATTCGCGGAGGAGGAATATTGAGCCTGCACCGGATACACCTGTCTCCACCCGTCCTGCTGCTGTACGGACTGGGAGCAGCATCAGATCACCACTGGTTCCATTCCACCGCCCCTCATCCTCGGAGACCATATCTACGTCGGCTGCCGTCTTCAGCTCCCCGTTCCCCAGCCTGACCAGGAGACCTACGGAGACAGGACCATCAGGGAGGTACTTCCTTCAGGGTCATGAGTCAGGCAGCCGCTGGGGTCAATCCCCAACCCTGACCCCGGGGCTGTCGGAGAACAGCGTGGTACACGTGGCCAAGGACAAGGCGATGTTTGTTGAACTGTTCACGAACGAGACCAACCACGTTCAGGTCAGAAGCAGGGAGGTGAAAGTGAGTgagggaaaggaggaaaggaggagagactTGCCagcaggagagagtgagagagaaagggagtgcaGGAAGACAGAGCAGATAGGAAGACGAGGAGAGGAGTGTGTAGATGAGACCGACGTCAGCGAGTCAGATGAGAGGACGAGCCCAGAACAGCAGGGCTTTCACACTTT GTCTCTGTCCAGCTCCATTGACCCTGGTATCACCCTCAGCCCTTACATAGCATTGAACACAGAGGAAAGGAGCAAGAGGTTCAGATGGATGTGTAAAGCTGTTGCTGTAAATCAGCCAAAG ACCAAATTTGAGAAACCTGTGAAGAGAGTGCTCCAATTTCTACCTCTATCCAG GAAAAATAAATCAACTGGGAAGTAA